atcgTATCTTTCATCTGAAGACTTCCAAAGTCTTAAAAAGCTATGATGCCCAAAGTGAATCATGTGGATAAGATTTATTAAAATGCCAACAGCTCAAACACATTAAGTTGCTCAGATCTGTGTTCTGAATATATAAAGATCTAAGTACTTTCAAAAAGTAGAATGCATTAGTTACAGTGTCCACGCTGAGGAGACATGGGATGGTTAAGCCTCAGTTTCTGTGAGCCTTGTTCTTCAACTATCAAAGGCTAACAAGACACCCCATAGATTTAGAAAGTCACAGTAAAAACACCTGAACATAATTCTGAACTATGAGTACTCTGTAAGTACCTTCTATGTTCACAATAAGttattcagaagaaaacctgtaacaaaaatgaaaataaaaaaagcctaaTTTACATCTGCAAGCCATATAAAAGACTTTGAAGTTGTCAGTTACATCAAGGTTGCATGcatttacatgaaaaacaatttttggttttggtagcCTGTGTTTACTCAATTCACAAATAAGCAGAAAGTGgcaaagaagaaggaaagtgaagagatgaaaaaaaaatcaccatgaAACCATATATGCATATTAAAGAAGAGATGTAGAttcttttcaattttcttagacagaaactattttctgaaatacttacagccttctcttccaaGACGAGTACACCATCTACAGCCACTATCTgatattgcttttcttttaagctaCCCAGATATTTCCGAAGTAGTTTGAGACTAGTACCAACACTGTTTTGTTCTAGCAGTTTCTGCATTTCTTGGGAAGGACATCCCGGATCAAACAGTAGCAAACATAaggttttattcttcttctCTTCTATTCCAACAACAGTACGACTATGACCTAATTTCAAAATATCAAACttcagtattttgaaaacacataaatcccattttcttcttcatagtATTCTACTTATTTTCAGATCAAAAAAGACATTACTTGAAATTTAATAAGATTATTATAAGTAAACAGCATATGTCAAGAAGTTGAGATCCTAGTTACATCCAGCTCTTTCATCcaataaaaaaacaagcatTAATGTTGTTCTtactaaataaaagaaaaaaaaagaaataaagtcatGCCTTCAATTAAATGACAAAGGAATATAAAATGTTGCTCTGATTTGCAGCACATataaaaaaagatacagaataGGAAGAAACCAGTATATCGTGATACTGACCTTCATGTTGCAAGTAGATGGGTGGCTTGGATGTACACACTACCTTTGCACCGCTTCCATTATCTGCAGAATAGTAATGCAAAACCCATTCAAACAAACGAGGATGTGTACCTGTAGGGCTTGTTGGTTTATGAAAGTCAATGATTTGACACCTACAGAACATTtagaaggaaagcagcaataAGATTTCAGGTAGGTTGTTtgttaaaatgatttttcaCCTCAGCTCCTTCTGCACCAAGAATGTTTTCTAAACACAGCAATTCCAGGCATCTAATGGTTGTTaacccttttccccttttttctttttaaatacagaagtaGGGGACACATAATTATACAGCAATGGAATATATACTGTTCACATCTGTAAAATTTAttccataacaaaaaaaaatattattcagcCTAACAAGAACTTGTGGAGCttgcaaaaattaaaatgttagattttttttgtatgggATACACATACACTACAGAACCCAATTAACAGctttcaaaattatatttatgaaTAGCTGAAATTCAGATTCTTCTAgagaaataaagtttttaaacattttggttttatgcaTGTGGTGTAAGTCTTCACCAAGTTTCAAAGATCTAAGTAGTTACTCAGTTTATGTACCTGCATAAGCAGTTACACAGCTTTATGCTGTGCAAGATCAAATCTGTTTATAGATTGCTTAAACTTAAAGCCATAAAGTTGGCTTTGTAATCACACAACTGGCAATTCTGACCTTGAAGGTTACAGCACTTAAAATAGCacataataacaaaaaaaaaagcaatacttACTTTATTCTTAGACTGGTTAACAGTGAATAGATTTCACATGCTCCTATCCATGCTTTTGAACCATGTAATCTGTTGTTGAAGTGAGATGCCCCATGAGGATCAAAGCCTTCTCTCCAGGCATCTTCAATCATGGACTGAATCTTTGGTATACTAGGAATTGCTGTAGTATCTGGAATAGAAACGGTTTTGAATTGTGGTTACAGTTACTGAAATAATCTATTAAAAATGTTCAGCTTCTTTTATAAGAGGCAGTTGACGTTACAAAGATGcaccaaaacaaacctgaagCTAAAATTTCAACCACATCATGCCTTGCAAGTATTCACCCCTCTGGATCTTTCCACAGGAAGTTATAATTgtataaaaagcatttaataggTATCATTGACCTAGTATGACTTGCTGtgcaaatgaaacagcaaaacatcaaTCAGTAGGTTGTCATCCAGTGTACATGAAACGAATAGGCAGTTTTTTGTTTAATACCTCTCAAGCAGTCATTATACAAGCTGTTTTGCAACAGTGAGGAAAGGAGCATTTGGAAATTCCTGTAACCACAACCCCAGCCTCTGTCGCCCAAAGATGAGTGGAAGTGATCTACTCCTGCCGAAAGCCATACACGCCTCACATCTTTGTTTTCGTTCTGATAGTACTCGCACAATGCTTCAATGATTCctaaaagaagatgaaatacAAAGTTTATCTGTAAAATGAGCTACAATGTTTgccataaaaacatttttccccagCTTGGAACAGATACAGGTTAAgacaatttattaaaaaatttcTAAGTGATCCTACATTACATCTAGAACCCAAATCACAAAATCAGTGGACATGACACCTATTTAATTTTGATGGTCTTTATTTTGATGAATTCATGCACTATAAAGCTTTCAAATTCCAAGTTACTTTTCCACTGCTGCTAcacaatgaatattttaaattaaacagcTTGGACTACATTATAAGCTGTGATACACATAGGAACTACTACAgtgaaataggaaaaataacatCACCAATAAAGCATACCTATGCTTCCCTTAAAAAAACCATGGAAATACTTATGCATAGAATGTAATTCTTATACTCCccacaaactatttttttcttgaagaaactaaggcaagaaaaaaatggtAGAGAATCTGAGAATTACTgcaaatattgttttaaaaatccatttgcaGGATATTCCAAAGCCTGTTGTGTTACGCGAAAGAACACACCTGGGAATGCTCTCTCCAATCTGTAAATGTAAATTCTCGAAGGCCCTTTACTGCCATGCTACTGTGAAGACAATTGTTCCACAGCCACAGAACAGAATTCCTCTCTGAAGTCTAAATAACTGCcaagaatgaaaactttaaatCTATTATTTCCACTCAATACATTTTATAgaggaaattttattttacctgTCAAGAACCACATAGATATTTTGTATGCTAGAACAACTAGCAATATGCTAAAAGACATTTGAACTGTGGTCTTGGTAAGTAAAGACAAGCAAGCCTTTTGAAAGGGAACAAGAAATCCATTGACTTTGTACGTTTGTACCaattataaaacatttcaaagaagATGTATCAAGTAGATGTCTACTTCTCCCAGTGCTCTCCTGGACTTTGTAATCAGAGGAACACTGTGTTTACCTGGGACCCACTAACATGTTACTACAATTAACTGAAATAAGACAAAAAGCAACTGTAAATTTTAACCACTACATTAAGTCAGGGACCAATGAGTAGCAAGTAGAAAGCAAGCATACACTCAAGGACAACCAACTTGTAATAAGACATTTGCATCTTTTGATACTTTTTGTATTTGCACTCTTAACCAAACAACGTGATTCCAAGGTtccacaggaaaaagaacaaaaaagtcTTCACATtagaataaaaattagaaatacaCTAAGCCTCAACTTCGTTATTAGTTTAGGACTAAGGTAATATAGATTGATCTAGAAAATTAGGATTAGAACTAGGATACAACTAATATTCAACATTCAATTATATGCTTTAAGACAAGTTTGGCCACTACAACCAAGGTCTAAAAAGTACAGCCTTAATTGTACAATTCCCGCATTTTTAcctgaggtttttgttttcccatcaTCTATACCAAAAGCCAAACTTTCCATCATGGCAGCTTTCCTCTTGTGATAATCAAAAGGCTGCATTCTTCCTCTATCAACTTCTCTTTCCATATTCTTCAGGAATTGCTGCTTGTAGCCTCCAGAATTATCCAACCCATACCGCCTCTGTTAGGGACAGAATGTATATgatttaaatcacattttttaaatgagccTTTACTGATTTTGAGAAGCTGCATGAACAATCAGTAACTCTGAAAAGCAGTGAACAGCGAGACATAGAAATTTCATATTTATGTTTTAGAGCTTGCCAGGCTTTACTCCTGAATAGGAATGTGGGAATAGGAAAGCCACACCTACAGAAacatccctctgctccctcttGGACAGCCAGCCATTGGCACAGAGGCAGTGAATGGCCAGGAGGTAGCGAGACTGGGAAACGAGCTATAAAGGCTGTCAGgtgggagagaagaaagcaagaccTAGCAGGGAATGGTCACTGGAGCAGGTGATGGTATCCAGAAGAGCATGCTGAGGGCTTTTGAGCACTCTGCCAGGCAATATGCTCCAGGCTGACCTGCAAGGCAGAGTACAGTACGAGGCAGCAGGCCTGCTGAGGCCCACAGTGGGAGCAGTACAGCATGCCCTACAAGCATCCAGCCCCATCCCAAGCCAGCATCAATCAAAGCAGTAAACCCATGTAGCTCAAGGCAGGCATCAGCATTGCTGAGAAGTTTATATCTGCCTGTAGCCACACCTCCATCACTACTTCAACACAGCCTGTCTGACTGGACAGGTCTGACCTGGCATGACAATTCCTGGTCATTACAGCTCCAACATAGGCACATCAGCTTCTAATGGCACAACTGTTCAACAGTTTACCATTTAGAAACATGACTATACCTGCAGCTTTTTAAATTCTTCCTTCTCTTGCTTatcttcttctgttttctgccgTTTATCTTCTTCAGTTTGGAGCTGCTGAGCCAGTTCTAGATCTCTCATATTTCCACCTAGCCAGCAATAAcattccaaagagagaggaCTTGACTGAGAGGTTAACAACACTTTggtggattttctttctttttttttaagattctttTCTAAGCAGACACACATAAACAAAACTGGGCATTATTTAGATGTATCCCACATTAATCTGAGCTATTAGCAATGAGCATTAAACAGGACTGATTGCATTCAGTTTACCAGGACTAAGAATCTTGACTTGGATGCAGTTCATGCAGTTACAGGAGCAATTACTTGGCAAGTAACATCTGTACCTCTATTAACAAACAAGCAGCTTTTGTTTGCTATGTTTCACTTCACTGTTAAAAAGAAGTCCCAGCTTCTTGAATACCACACCGTTATTAGCTTCTAGGATCACTACCAGCAGTCTTGTAAAAAAACCAAATTTAGGATCAGAGAACCAGATAGGGAATCTGCAAGATTTTATCAACCatgctaataaataaaaataattttgattccTTTCCTTTACTGCTATACCTAATGAATCAGCACAAGTGTTTAGAAAAAAGAATTGGGAAAAAAGTATGAAGTTTTCATAAGCTACAGATCTGCAGCTCATCCCACTGCAATGTGCCACATTCCATTTATGTAAAACTATGTGTATGTAAAACttctaaagaaaacataatatGGCCATCTTAACCATTTTCACTCTAAGTTTTAGGTTTTGGCTAACATAAAGTGACTTTACTTAACAACCATGCACAGACAAGTGTTTCTTTTAGCGTATAAGTAGGTAGAAACTTGGACAACTGAATTGCTATTAACTATTGTTAACTTCGTCGtatatgtgtttctttttacatAAGGTAATATTTAGTTTAACTTTTGTCCAACAGTCTATACAACATACAAATACTTGTAAATGCTTTCAAGTATTACCAAGACTGCACCCTTTCACGTACCTtccaaaaagctgttttcctccaAGTGTAAATCCACATGTTCTTCAAGAATCTGAATGTTTGTACAAGTAAGACTACACATTGGACATTCATAAAGCTGTTCACCATTTCCTGCATTTCAAGAAGAAATGCAAGTTCTTGATTAATGCAATTTCTAGGGTGGGTTatctttctttgtttgtttttttgtgtgttttttttttcttttttgagaatCATCCCCTAATTGATACAGTCTAAGATAAAT
This window of the Melopsittacus undulatus isolate bMelUnd1 chromosome 3, bMelUnd1.mat.Z, whole genome shotgun sequence genome carries:
- the ZUP1 gene encoding zinc finger-containing ubiquitin peptidase 1; the encoded protein is MLLCGVCGRGLPPEEAVAGHRLPHPRPTNPDLPPCCPLCGATGGPPRCEERRRHTDTEELGPPAACRPPSPEGLPECPVCGEAAGRELEAHLWARHGHVLGDMGPGNGEQLYECPMCSLTCTNIQILEEHVDLHLEENSFLEGGNMRDLELAQQLQTEEDKRQKTEEDKQEKEEFKKLQRRYGLDNSGGYKQQFLKNMEREVDRGRMQPFDYHKRKAAMMESLAFGIDDGKTKTSGIIEALCEYYQNENKDVRRVWLSAGVDHFHSSLGDRGWGCGYRNFQMLLSSLLQNSLYNDCLRDTTAIPSIPKIQSMIEDAWREGFDPHGASHFNNRLHGSKAWIGACEIYSLLTSLRIKCQIIDFHKPTSPTGTHPRLFEWVLHYYSADNGSGAKVVCTSKPPIYLQHEGHSRTVVGIEEKKNKTLCLLLFDPGCPSQEMQKLLEQNSVGTSLKLLRKYLGSLKEKQYQIVAVDGVLVLEEKAARCHASQVLTSEKIP